One Acidimicrobiia bacterium DNA window includes the following coding sequences:
- a CDS encoding sigma-70 family RNA polymerase sigma factor codes for MPARSDAATREIGFDDLEPYRRELTGYCYRMLGSGFEADDAVQETLVRAWRAIDGFEGRSTVRSWLYRIATNVCLDMLRGRQRRARPMEIGPASTTDAFDGARLPEHSWVGPIADDRVLDLDDDPAEVMAQRETIRLAFVAALQHLPARQRAVLILREVLRWQASEVAELLDTSVASVNSALQRARATLANHDAETSPSDLVDVQQRELLARYVDAFERYDVERLVTLLHEDAVQSMPPYVLWLQGADEIGRWLLGPGSGCAGSKLVPIVANGCAAFGQYRSDGKGGHTPWSIVLVETTGERITALHNFVDDPSLFAAFGLPPTL; via the coding sequence ATGCCCGCTCGCTCCGACGCCGCCACCCGCGAGATCGGCTTCGACGATCTCGAGCCGTACCGCCGGGAGCTGACCGGCTACTGCTACCGGATGCTCGGCTCGGGGTTCGAGGCCGACGACGCCGTCCAGGAGACGCTGGTGCGCGCGTGGCGCGCCATCGACGGCTTCGAGGGCCGGTCCACGGTCCGGTCGTGGCTGTACCGGATCGCGACGAACGTGTGTCTCGACATGCTGCGCGGCCGCCAGCGCCGCGCCCGGCCGATGGAGATCGGCCCCGCGTCGACGACGGACGCGTTCGACGGCGCGCGGCTTCCCGAGCACTCCTGGGTCGGCCCGATCGCGGACGACCGCGTGCTGGACCTCGACGACGATCCTGCCGAGGTCATGGCACAGCGCGAGACGATCCGCCTCGCGTTCGTCGCCGCGCTGCAGCATCTGCCGGCCCGCCAGCGCGCGGTGCTGATCCTGCGCGAGGTGTTGCGCTGGCAGGCGAGCGAGGTCGCGGAGCTGCTCGACACGAGCGTCGCGTCCGTCAACAGCGCGCTCCAGCGCGCCCGCGCCACCCTCGCGAACCACGACGCCGAGACGTCGCCGTCCGACCTCGTCGACGTCCAGCAGCGAGAGCTGCTGGCGCGTTACGTCGACGCCTTCGAGCGCTACGACGTCGAGCGACTTGTCACGCTGCTGCACGAGGACGCCGTCCAGTCGATGCCGCCGTACGTGCTCTGGCTGCAGGGTGCGGACGAGATCGGCCGCTGGCTGCTCGGCCCGGGCAGCGGCTGCGCCGGGTCGAAGCTCGTCCCGATCGTCGCCAACGGTTGCGCCGCGTTCGGCCAGTACCGCTCCGACGGCAAGGGTGGGCACACGCCCTGGTCGATCGTCCTCGTCGAGACGACCGGCGAGCGCATCACCGCGTTGCACAACTTCGTCGACGACCCGTCGCTCTTCGCGGCGTTCGGTCTGCCGCCGACCCTGTAG
- a CDS encoding helix-turn-helix domain-containing protein encodes MLYAVRRRGEATAEQVAEQLGMTVSGARQHLSALVRDGLVAANDTGPREGARGRRALLYATTPAADALFPKAYGELTNELLGYLSDRDPAMVDGLFERRREHRIENARARLAKKRGLAAKVAELTAILDADGYLATWEKAGADLYRVIEHNCAIWAVAQRYGQACTSEIDFIRAVLPEAEVERVKHMVAGAPHCAYEIRRRTRARATG; translated from the coding sequence GTGCTGTACGCCGTGCGGCGCCGCGGCGAGGCGACCGCCGAGCAGGTCGCGGAGCAGCTCGGGATGACAGTGAGCGGCGCGCGCCAGCACCTGAGCGCGCTCGTGCGCGACGGCCTGGTCGCCGCGAACGACACCGGACCCCGTGAAGGCGCGCGCGGTCGCCGCGCGTTGCTGTACGCCACCACACCCGCCGCCGACGCGCTGTTCCCGAAGGCGTACGGCGAGCTCACCAACGAGCTCCTCGGCTATCTCTCCGACCGCGATCCGGCGATGGTCGACGGCCTGTTCGAGCGGCGACGCGAGCACCGCATCGAGAACGCCCGCGCCCGCCTCGCGAAGAAGCGCGGGCTCGCTGCGAAGGTCGCCGAGCTGACCGCGATCCTCGACGCCGACGGCTACCTCGCGACCTGGGAGAAGGCGGGCGCGGACCTCTATCGGGTCATCGAGCACAACTGCGCGATCTGGGCCGTCGCCCAGCGGTACGGGCAGGCGTGCACGAGCGAGATCGACTTCATCCGCGCCGTGCTGCCGGAAGCGGAGGTCGAGCGCGTCAAGCACATGGTGGCCGGCGCGCCGCACTGCGCGTACGAGATCCGGCGGCGCACGCGGGCACGCGCCACCGGCTGA
- a CDS encoding S-adenosylmethionine:tRNA ribosyltransferase-isomerase — protein MTPVAGAPAVASLRFTLDPAHEAHEPPEARGITRDAVRLLVSDGDAPPVHTYFANLASYLHAGDVLVVNTSATIPAALDARLPGGDPVVVHLSTEMPGGVWLVEVRQPDAGATVPLRLDAAVDVALLGGGDAHLLARFDGSTRLWLAELRIGAPVLEYVSRHGRAIRYAHVERDWPISSYQTAFALEPGSAEMPSASRPFTDRLVADLVRRGVLITPLVLHTGVSSLEGGERPYPERYRVPGTTADVINAAHARGGRVVAGGTTVVRALATVTDEQGTVHPGHGWTDVVVTPDSALPSIDGLLTGWHEPEASHLWMLQAIAPAHVLDDAYAAALEHGYLWHEFGDSHLLLRARR, from the coding sequence ATGACGCCGGTCGCCGGCGCCCCCGCGGTCGCGTCGCTGCGGTTCACGCTCGATCCCGCGCACGAGGCCCACGAACCGCCGGAGGCGCGCGGCATCACACGCGACGCGGTGCGCCTCCTGGTGTCGGACGGCGACGCACCTCCGGTGCACACCTACTTCGCGAACCTCGCGTCGTACCTCCACGCGGGTGACGTGCTCGTCGTGAACACGTCGGCGACGATCCCGGCCGCGCTCGACGCGCGGCTCCCGGGCGGCGATCCGGTCGTCGTACACCTGTCGACCGAGATGCCGGGCGGTGTGTGGCTCGTCGAGGTGCGCCAACCCGATGCCGGCGCGACCGTCCCGTTGCGGCTCGACGCGGCCGTCGACGTCGCGCTCCTTGGGGGAGGCGACGCCCACCTGCTCGCTCGCTTCGACGGCTCGACGCGGCTGTGGCTCGCCGAGCTGCGCATCGGCGCTCCGGTGCTGGAGTACGTCAGCCGTCACGGTCGCGCGATCCGGTACGCGCACGTGGAGCGGGACTGGCCGATCAGCTCGTACCAGACCGCCTTCGCGCTCGAGCCCGGGAGCGCGGAGATGCCGAGCGCGAGCCGGCCGTTCACGGACCGGCTGGTCGCCGACCTCGTCCGGCGGGGCGTGCTCATCACGCCGCTGGTGCTGCACACGGGAGTGTCGTCGCTCGAAGGCGGGGAACGGCCGTATCCCGAGCGTTACCGCGTGCCCGGGACGACCGCTGACGTGATCAACGCGGCGCACGCGCGCGGCGGTCGCGTCGTCGCGGGCGGCACGACGGTCGTGCGCGCGCTCGCGACCGTGACCGACGAGCAGGGCACGGTGCACCCCGGGCACGGGTGGACCGACGTCGTCGTCACGCCCGACTCCGCGCTCCCGTCGATCGACGGCCTGCTGACGGGATGGCACGAGCCCGAGGCGTCGCACCTCTGGATGCTGCAGGCGATCGCGCCGGCGCACGTCCTCGACGACGCGTATGCCGCCGCGCTCGAACATGGTTACCTGTGGCACGAGTTCGGCGACAGCCACCTCCTGCTGCGTGCACGACGATGA
- a CDS encoding SDR family oxidoreductase yields MAGSDRTRPVAVITGGSQGLGLALADALADRGWALVVDARRSDRLDAVVGQLATRTAVVGVAGDVTDPGHRAALVDAATHLGDVRVLVNNASTLGQSPLPALSDVDASVLRRVYDVNVVAPIALVHDLGDALRAGAAVVNITSDAAVEAYEGWGAYGSSKAALEHASRVLTVERPDLRVLVVDPGDMRTEMHQDAFPGEDIGDRPLPEVSVPGIVALIEGEQPSGRYEARAVARSLETVR; encoded by the coding sequence ATGGCAGGCTCCGATCGCACCCGACCGGTCGCGGTGATCACCGGTGGCTCCCAGGGCCTCGGCCTCGCGCTGGCAGACGCGCTCGCCGATCGGGGGTGGGCGCTCGTCGTCGACGCCCGCCGTTCCGACCGGCTCGACGCCGTAGTCGGGCAGCTCGCGACGCGCACCGCGGTCGTCGGCGTCGCGGGTGACGTCACCGATCCCGGCCACCGTGCCGCGCTCGTCGACGCGGCCACCCACCTCGGCGACGTGCGCGTCCTCGTCAACAACGCGAGCACGCTCGGCCAGAGCCCGCTTCCCGCGTTGAGCGACGTCGACGCGTCGGTGCTGCGGCGCGTGTACGACGTGAACGTCGTCGCTCCGATCGCGCTCGTGCACGATCTCGGTGACGCGCTCCGCGCCGGGGCCGCCGTGGTCAACATCACGTCCGATGCCGCGGTCGAGGCGTACGAGGGTTGGGGTGCGTACGGGTCGTCGAAGGCGGCGCTCGAGCACGCGAGTCGCGTGCTCACCGTCGAACGTCCCGACCTGCGCGTGCTCGTCGTCGATCCCGGCGACATGCGCACCGAGATGCACCAGGACGCGTTCCCGGGCGAGGACATCGGTGACCGTCCGCTCCCCGAGGTCAGCGTTCCCGGCATCGTCGCGCTCATCGAGGGCGAGCAGCCGAGCGGACGGTACGAGGCGCGCGCGGTCGCGCGGTCGTTGGAGACGGTCCGATGA
- a CDS encoding sulfotransferase, whose translation MALRVVGAGLGRTGTNSLKFALERLLGEPCYHMIEVFGRPEDIEVWHGAADGVPPDWDAFPSGYGATVDWPAASFWSELATANPDAIVLLSTRDADGWWRSADNTIFEVMRRPVPPDPVAAAQLAMIDAVFRARFTPEWDDEDAAKRAYTAHNERVREAVPPDRLMEWQPGDGWEPICDALHVPVPDEPFPHVNTTEDFRTMLGLGA comes from the coding sequence GTGGCGCTGCGCGTCGTCGGGGCCGGTCTGGGTCGGACGGGGACGAACTCGCTGAAGTTCGCGCTCGAGCGGCTCCTCGGCGAGCCCTGCTACCACATGATCGAGGTGTTCGGCCGCCCCGAGGACATCGAGGTGTGGCACGGCGCGGCCGACGGCGTACCGCCGGACTGGGACGCGTTCCCGTCGGGGTACGGCGCGACGGTCGACTGGCCCGCCGCGTCGTTCTGGTCGGAGCTCGCAACCGCGAACCCTGACGCGATCGTGCTGCTGTCGACGCGCGACGCCGACGGCTGGTGGCGCAGCGCGGACAACACGATCTTCGAGGTGATGCGCCGGCCCGTCCCGCCCGATCCGGTCGCGGCCGCCCAGCTCGCCATGATCGACGCGGTGTTCCGCGCACGGTTCACGCCCGAGTGGGACGACGAGGACGCGGCGAAGCGCGCGTACACCGCCCACAACGAGCGCGTGCGCGAGGCGGTCCCGCCGGACCGCCTGATGGAATGGCAGCCCGGCGACGGGTGGGAACCGATCTGCGACGCGTTGCACGTGCCCGTTCCCGACGAGCCGTTCCCGCACGTGAACACGACCGAGGACTTCCGCACGATGCTCGGCCTCGGCGCCTGA